In Myxocyprinus asiaticus isolate MX2 ecotype Aquarium Trade chromosome 3, UBuf_Myxa_2, whole genome shotgun sequence, the following proteins share a genomic window:
- the LOC127424955 gene encoding sphingosine-1-phosphate transporter SPNS2-like isoform X3 — MVAAPIFGYLGDRFNRKIILSCGIFFWSCVTLLSSFITKDYYWLLVLSRCLVGIGESSYSSISPTIIGDLFTNNKRTMMLSVFYLAIPLGSGLGYILGSIAKDAGGDWNWALRVSPVLGLTAGALILIFVPEPKRGCADQLAGRIRTRTSWLCDMKALAKNRSYVFSSLASAAVSFATGAFGIWIPQYLFRAQVVQQTAVSCTYQPCSSKDSLIFGAITCVTGLLGVVIGAVTTRLFRQKTERADPLVCAVSMLGSAIFICLIFVVAKKSIVGAYICIFIGETLLFLNWAITADILMYVVIPTRRATAVAFQGFTSHLLGDAGSPYLIGLISDSLQQSYATSVLWQFLSLGYALMLCPFVIVLGGMFFLATALFYLDDREKAETQVEQLSRQPSTVKVTK, encoded by the exons TATTATTGGTTGCTAGTGCTGTCCAGATGTCTAGTGGGTATCGGAGAATCGAGCTACTCCTCAATCTCTCCTACAATCATTGGAGACCTGTTCACCAACAACAAAAGGACCATGATGCTCTCTGTCTTCTATCTGGCCATCCCACTGGGAAG TGGTCTGGGATACATTCTGGGATCCATCGCTAAAGATGCTGGAGGGGACTGGAACTGGGCGCTGAGG GTTTCTCCAGTGTTGGGGTTGACTGCCGGTGCCCTCATCCTCATCTTTGTCCCTGAGCCAAAGAGAGGGTGTGCTGATCAACTGGCTGGACGTATAAGGACACGCACTTCCTGGCTTTGTGACATGAAAGCTCTTGCCAAAAA CCGCAGCTATGTGTTCTCATCTCTGGCGTCAGCTGCGGTGTCATTCGCCACAGGGGCATTTGGGATCTGGATTCCTCAGTACTTGTTTAGAGCTCAGGTGGTGCAGCAGACAGCGGTGAGCTGCACCTATCAGCCATGTAGCAGCAAAGACAG TCTGATTTTCGGTGCCATCACCTGTGTGACGGGTCTGTTGGGTGTGGTGATTGGTGCTGTAACCACGCGACTCTTTCGGCAGAAGACAGAACGTGCTGATCCTCTGGTGTGTGCAGTGAGCATGCTGGGCTCTGCTATCTTCATCTGCCTCATCTTCGTTGTGGCCAAGAAGAGCATTGTGGGAGCATAT ATCTGCATTTTCATTGGAGAGACGCTGCTGTTTTTGAACTGGGCCATAACAGCGGACATTTTAATG TACGTTGTCATACCAACCAGAAGAGCCACTGCTGTCGCCTTTCAGGGCTTCACCTCACATTTACTAGGGGATGCCGGGAGCCCGTACCTCATTGGCCTG ATATCAGATTCGCTGCAGCAAAGCTACGCCACGTCAGTGTTATGGCAGTTCCTTAGTCTGGGCTATGCCCTCATGCTCTGCCCCTTTGTCATCGTTCTGGGAGGAATGTTCTTCCTTGCCACAGCCCTTTTCTACCTAGATGATCGTGAAAAAGCAGAGACACA AGTGGAACAGCTTTCCCGCCAACCATCCACAGTAAAG gtcACCAAATGA